The following proteins come from a genomic window of Clostridium cylindrosporum DSM 605:
- a CDS encoding deoxyguanosinetriphosphate triphosphohydrolase: protein MNLRESYELQEAKFLSSMAILSKNSRGRKVLEEKCSLRTEFQRDRDRVIHSKAFRRLKHKTQVFISPEGDHYRTRLTHTLEVSQIARTISRSLRLNEDLTEAIALAHDLGHTPFGHTGERTLDEVSINGFKHYMQSLRVVEYLERYNGLNLTFEVKDGIVSHSSSRKAKTNEGRVVRVSDKIAYINHDIDDAIRAGLLSCDCLPKECIAVLGDNHSKRINTMIKNVISNATTNNEVDFYLEVGEAIWELRDFLFKNVYIGSKAKVEEEKAMNIVREMYNYYIKDPEKMPKEFYRNLEKWGIESVVCDYIAGMTDRFAISEYLNIFVPSPWRKIY from the coding sequence ATGAATTTGAGAGAAAGTTATGAATTGCAGGAAGCAAAGTTTTTATCATCAATGGCTATACTTAGCAAAAATAGTAGGGGGAGAAAAGTATTAGAAGAAAAATGCTCACTTAGAACAGAATTTCAAAGAGATAGAGATAGAGTAATTCATTCTAAGGCATTTAGAAGGTTAAAGCACAAAACCCAGGTTTTTATATCTCCTGAAGGGGACCACTATAGAACAAGGTTAACCCATACATTGGAGGTTTCTCAAATTGCAAGAACAATATCAAGGTCATTAAGGCTAAATGAAGATTTAACTGAAGCTATTGCTTTAGCCCATGATCTTGGACATACGCCATTTGGGCATACTGGAGAGCGAACTCTTGATGAAGTTTCAATAAATGGTTTTAAACACTATATGCAAAGTTTGAGGGTTGTTGAATATTTAGAAAGATATAATGGCTTAAATCTTACCTTTGAAGTGAAGGATGGAATTGTTTCTCATTCTTCAAGTAGAAAAGCAAAGACCAACGAAGGGAGAGTAGTTAGAGTATCAGATAAAATTGCCTATATAAATCATGATATTGATGATGCTATAAGGGCTGGGCTATTAAGTTGTGATTGTTTGCCAAAGGAATGTATTGCTGTGCTTGGGGATAATCATTCGAAAAGAATAAATACAATGATAAAGAACGTTATATCTAACGCTACAACAAATAATGAGGTGGATTTTTATTTAGAAGTTGGAGAAGCTATATGGGAGCTTAGAGATTTTTTGTTTAAAAATGTTTACATAGGTTCTAAAGCAAAGGTAGAAGAGGAAAAGGCTATGAACATAGTTAGGGAAATGTATAATTATTACATTAAGGATCCTGAGAAAATGCCTAAGGAATTCTACAGAAATCTCGAAAAATGGGGTATTGAAAGTGTAGTTTGTGATTATATTGCTGGTATGACAGATCGTTTTGCTATATCAGAATATTTGAATATTTTTGTTCCATCACCTTGGAGAAAAATTTATTAA
- a CDS encoding CotS family spore coat protein has product MNIFTKAPNTEFMSHDDLNKHVLSQYKVNVYSIDNIKFKDTDKQRAVYRINTDKGAKCLKKVYYDKHTLLFIYSTIEWLNMKGIRCPRLIPSKEGVRFVEYNNNVFILTDWIDGRKCSYDNLEDIIHAAGNLGNLHKSSFGFTPITDSFLRVSSTDYYDSYSKHFKQLSSLYEKATLSKDKFSNEFIRNYEYNLNHARKSVNILSSLNFDKNFGDNVSTFSICHLDYVNKNLIFSNNGLYIIDFDNTKMDYPVHDIVYFLKRILRRKRTSWSFEIFTTAMNSYEEFRKLSYGEHLFILAALEFPHKFWKISRDYYKYNGVNNKDFFLKQINSISSQQKRHEEFCSVYKSYIQDRFGKSKLN; this is encoded by the coding sequence ATGAATATATTTACTAAAGCTCCTAATACAGAATTTATGTCACATGATGACTTAAATAAACATGTATTGTCACAATATAAAGTAAATGTCTATTCTATTGATAATATTAAATTCAAAGATACAGATAAGCAACGTGCTGTATATAGGATTAATACTGATAAAGGCGCCAAATGCTTAAAAAAAGTTTACTATGATAAACATACTCTCCTTTTCATTTACTCTACAATTGAGTGGCTTAATATGAAAGGTATAAGATGCCCAAGACTTATCCCCTCTAAAGAAGGTGTAAGGTTTGTTGAATATAATAACAATGTGTTTATTCTTACAGATTGGATAGACGGAAGAAAGTGTTCCTATGATAATCTAGAAGATATAATTCATGCTGCTGGTAATCTTGGAAACCTTCATAAATCATCCTTTGGTTTTACTCCTATAACAGATAGTTTTCTAAGGGTATCTTCAACAGATTATTATGATAGTTACAGTAAACATTTTAAGCAGCTCTCCTCCCTTTATGAAAAAGCAACTTTGAGTAAAGATAAATTCTCAAATGAATTTATAAGAAATTATGAATATAACTTAAATCATGCGCGCAAAAGCGTAAATATACTTTCATCTTTAAATTTTGATAAAAACTTTGGGGATAATGTAAGCACATTTTCAATTTGCCACCTAGATTATGTAAATAAAAATCTTATATTTTCTAATAATGGACTTTATATAATTGATTTTGATAATACAAAAATGGACTATCCTGTACATGATATAGTATATTTCTTAAAAAGAATACTTAGAAGAAAGCGTACATCATGGAGTTTTGAAATCTTCACAACCGCCATGAATTCATATGAAGAATTTAGGAAACTTAGCTATGGTGAGCACTTATTTATTTTAGCTGCACTTGAGTTCCCTCATAAGTTTTGGAAAATATCTAGAGATTATTATAAATATAATGGTGTAAATAACAAAGATTTTTTCCTTAAACAAATTAATAGTATATCCTCACAACAAAAAAGACACGAAGAGTTCTGCAGTGTATATAAATCATATATACAAGACAGATTTGGTAAATCAAAGTTAAATTAA